From the Microbacterium thalassium genome, one window contains:
- the coxB gene encoding cytochrome c oxidase subunit II: MPSKRLLRWGLVPVGISAALVLAGCTSTELNGYLPGFEEGAAPTTNRTEMVSGLWTNSWIVLLVVGVVTWGLMGWAAIAYRRRKGQSGLPVQLRYNMPIEIFYTIVPLILVVGFFAFTARDQVILETQYDDPDVSITAIGKQWSWDFQYNGDSDADTVYEMGVQAQTDAEGNIISDLPTLYLPVDKTVQIKLQSRDVIHSFWIVDFLYKKDMYIGKDNYWSFTPTREGEYAGKCAELCGQYHSMMLFDVKVVSEAEYEAHLADLAAAGQTGTVDAEYDRLQNLPGTGSADSEGEN, encoded by the coding sequence GTGCCCTCGAAACGCCTTCTCCGCTGGGGTCTGGTCCCCGTCGGGATCTCCGCGGCTCTCGTCCTCGCCGGCTGCACGTCGACCGAGTTGAACGGGTACCTGCCCGGCTTCGAGGAAGGCGCCGCCCCCACGACCAACCGCACCGAGATGGTGTCGGGTCTGTGGACGAACTCCTGGATCGTGCTCCTCGTCGTCGGCGTCGTCACGTGGGGCCTCATGGGCTGGGCCGCGATCGCCTACCGCCGCCGCAAGGGCCAGAGCGGCCTGCCGGTGCAGCTGCGCTACAACATGCCGATCGAGATCTTCTACACGATCGTGCCGCTGATCCTCGTCGTCGGCTTCTTCGCCTTCACGGCGCGCGACCAGGTCATCCTCGAGACGCAGTACGACGACCCGGACGTGTCGATCACCGCGATCGGCAAGCAGTGGTCGTGGGACTTCCAGTACAACGGCGACAGCGACGCCGACACGGTCTACGAGATGGGCGTCCAGGCCCAGACCGACGCCGAGGGCAACATCATCTCGGACCTGCCGACGCTCTACCTGCCGGTCGACAAGACGGTGCAGATCAAGCTTCAGTCGCGTGACGTGATCCACTCGTTCTGGATCGTCGACTTCCTGTACAAGAAGGACATGTACATCGGCAAGGACAACTACTGGTCCTTCACGCCCACCCGCGAGGGCGAGTACGCCGGCAAGTGCGCCGAGCTCTGCGGCCAGTACCACTCGATGATGCTCTTCGACGTCAAGGTCGTGAGCGAGGCCGAGTACGAGGCCCACCTCGCCGACCTCGCCGCCGCCGGCCAGACCGGCACGGTGGACGCCGAATACGATCGTCTTCAGAACCTGCCCGGCACGGGTTCCGCCGACTCCGAGGGAGAGAACTGA
- a CDS encoding DUF3043 domain-containing protein: MSKTPSTPAPNDADAVQNPSGKGRPTPSRAEREAANKRPLVADTKEAKARARADLAAQREKARVGMAAGDQRYLPARDQGPQRKFVRDWVDSGWHLGEAVMPAMILVILATFVPVPEVQFYSFVALWAFIFFVIGDMIITSISVKRAAKAKFGAERVEKGLGWYAAMRTIQMRFLRLPKPQVKRGQRPA; encoded by the coding sequence GTGTCCAAGACCCCTTCCACCCCCGCGCCGAACGACGCCGACGCCGTTCAGAACCCGTCGGGCAAGGGACGGCCGACCCCTTCCCGCGCCGAGCGGGAGGCAGCGAACAAGCGTCCCCTCGTCGCCGACACCAAGGAGGCGAAGGCGCGCGCCCGCGCCGACCTCGCCGCTCAGCGCGAGAAGGCGCGCGTCGGCATGGCCGCCGGCGACCAGCGCTACCTTCCCGCCCGCGACCAGGGCCCGCAGCGCAAGTTCGTGCGCGACTGGGTCGACTCGGGCTGGCACCTCGGCGAGGCCGTCATGCCCGCGATGATCCTGGTGATCCTCGCGACGTTCGTCCCGGTCCCCGAGGTGCAGTTCTACTCGTTCGTCGCGCTGTGGGCGTTCATCTTCTTCGTCATCGGCGACATGATCATCACCTCGATCAGCGTCAAGCGCGCCGCGAAGGCGAAGTTCGGCGCCGAGCGCGTGGAGAAGGGTCTGGGCTGGTACGCGGCGATGCGCACCATCCAGATGCGCTTCCTGCGCCTGCCGAAGCCTCAGGTCAAGCGCGGCCAGCGCCCCGCCTGA
- a CDS encoding ubiquinol-cytochrome c reductase iron-sulfur subunit: MAHEEDPLEHERASWQPSTGLAVAVTDPVHNPGLPPHRERMTDQDPAAMKRAVRTVYTLFYISVAASIWAIAAYMLFPIESGAIVDIRYNNLFIGLGIALALLAIGIGAIHWSKAIMSDKEFVEPRHATRGRDTTREAAIQAFAEANEESGFGRRAMVRNSLIAALVASVAPGIVLFRGLAPFNTPANPIAGDPVALLSHTMWEPGMRLAHDPSGEPIRAADLTLGSAVHVIPEPLAEVSHSEGYLEEKAKALVLLVRLLPEQLIESDERKDWSYNGIVAYSKVCTHVGCPVALYEQQTHHLLCPCHQSQFDVTDEAKVIFGPAARPLPQLPIAVDDEGYLVAQSDFTEPVGPSFWERH; the protein is encoded by the coding sequence ATGGCACACGAGGAAGATCCGCTCGAGCACGAGAGGGCTTCTTGGCAGCCCTCCACCGGGCTCGCGGTAGCGGTCACCGACCCCGTGCACAACCCGGGGCTTCCACCTCACCGCGAGCGGATGACCGACCAGGACCCCGCCGCGATGAAGCGAGCCGTCCGCACGGTCTACACGCTGTTCTACATCTCGGTGGCGGCGAGCATCTGGGCCATCGCGGCCTACATGCTCTTCCCCATCGAGAGCGGCGCGATCGTCGACATCCGCTACAACAACCTGTTCATCGGCCTCGGCATCGCTCTCGCGCTGCTGGCGATCGGCATCGGCGCGATCCACTGGTCGAAGGCGATCATGTCCGACAAGGAGTTCGTCGAGCCCCGTCACGCCACGCGTGGCCGCGACACGACCCGCGAGGCTGCGATCCAGGCGTTCGCCGAGGCGAACGAGGAGTCCGGCTTCGGCCGCCGCGCCATGGTGCGCAACTCGCTCATCGCGGCCCTCGTCGCCTCGGTCGCGCCGGGAATCGTGCTGTTCCGCGGTCTCGCGCCGTTCAACACCCCGGCGAACCCCATCGCGGGCGACCCGGTCGCGCTCCTGAGCCACACGATGTGGGAGCCGGGCATGCGACTGGCGCACGACCCGTCGGGTGAGCCGATCCGCGCCGCGGACCTGACGCTGGGCTCTGCCGTGCACGTCATCCCCGAGCCGCTCGCCGAGGTCTCGCACAGCGAGGGATACCTCGAGGAGAAGGCCAAGGCCCTCGTGCTCCTGGTGCGTCTCCTGCCCGAGCAGCTGATCGAGTCCGACGAGCGCAAGGACTGGTCGTACAACGGCATCGTCGCCTACTCGAAGGTCTGCACCCACGTCGGATGCCCCGTGGCCCTGTACGAGCAGCAGACCCACCACCTGCTGTGCCCCTGCCACCAGTCGCAGTTCGACGTCACCGACGAGGCGAAGGTCATCTTCGGACCGGCCGCTCGTCCGCTGCCGCAGCTGCCCATCGCGGTGGATGACGAGGGCTACCTCGTCGCGCAGAGCGACTTCACCGAACCCGTCGGCCCGAGCTTCTGGGAGCGTCATTGA
- a CDS encoding c-type cytochrome, whose amino-acid sequence MARATKRRSHGRRSPWAAAALIGVGLLITGGAYAGASAAVAATSEPATVTTALTAEDGEKLFQANCATCHGLDLEGTADGPSLYGVGELAVHFQVSTGRMPLQAQAPQAPQKPVQFTEEQIEAMGAYVQEVAPGPSYPDEEVLDGGGDVAEGGELFRINCAMCHNVAGAGGALTEGKYAPALHTTTPLNMYAAMVTGPQNMPVFNDMTLTTEEKRDIVSYLLFLQENESAGGFSLGSLGPVSEGLFIWIFGIGSLIAITVWITAKSN is encoded by the coding sequence ATGGCACGAGCAACGAAGCGCCGCTCCCACGGACGCCGCAGCCCCTGGGCCGCCGCGGCTCTGATCGGCGTCGGACTGCTGATCACCGGAGGCGCCTACGCTGGCGCGTCCGCCGCCGTGGCCGCCACGAGCGAGCCCGCGACGGTGACCACCGCGCTGACCGCCGAGGACGGCGAGAAGCTGTTCCAGGCCAACTGCGCCACCTGCCACGGGCTCGATCTCGAGGGCACGGCCGACGGCCCCTCGCTGTACGGCGTGGGCGAGCTGGCGGTGCACTTCCAGGTGAGCACCGGGCGCATGCCGCTGCAGGCGCAGGCGCCGCAGGCTCCGCAGAAGCCGGTCCAGTTCACCGAGGAGCAGATCGAGGCGATGGGCGCCTACGTGCAGGAGGTCGCACCGGGCCCGAGCTACCCCGACGAGGAAGTCCTCGACGGCGGCGGCGACGTCGCCGAGGGAGGCGAGCTCTTCCGCATCAACTGCGCGATGTGCCACAACGTGGCCGGCGCCGGCGGTGCGCTCACCGAGGGCAAGTACGCCCCCGCCCTTCACACCACCACGCCGCTGAACATGTACGCGGCGATGGTGACCGGCCCGCAGAACATGCCCGTTTTCAACGACATGACGCTGACGACCGAAGAGAAGCGCGACATCGTCTCGTACCTCCTGTTCCTGCAGGAGAACGAGTCGGCCGGCGGCTTCAGTCTCGGCTCGCTCGGCCCGGTGTCCGAGGGCCTGTTCATCTGGATCTTCGGCATCGGCTCGCTGATCGCCATCACCGTGTGGATCACGGCGAAATCCAACTGA
- a CDS encoding rhodanese-like domain-containing protein — translation MTDALSHFSAKLEHETDASDVYAAQKAGETFVLVDTRGEDAWAQGRIVGALHMPYREIAERAPRELDPAVPIVVYCWSPGCNAGDKGAVEFAKLGYAVKLMIGGYEYWVREGQPTENDSGPLPRVFDPQVMVVRAAQPAG, via the coding sequence ATGACAGACGCCCTCTCGCACTTCTCCGCCAAGCTCGAGCACGAGACCGACGCCTCGGACGTGTACGCCGCGCAGAAGGCCGGTGAGACGTTCGTCCTGGTCGACACTCGCGGCGAGGACGCATGGGCGCAGGGACGCATCGTCGGAGCCCTGCACATGCCCTATCGCGAGATCGCAGAGCGTGCGCCGCGCGAGCTCGATCCGGCCGTGCCGATCGTCGTGTACTGCTGGAGCCCCGGCTGCAACGCCGGCGACAAGGGAGCCGTCGAGTTCGCGAAGCTGGGCTACGCGGTCAAGCTCATGATCGGCGGCTACGAGTACTGGGTGCGCGAGGGCCAGCCGACCGAGAACGACTCCGGTCCCCTCCCCCGCGTCTTCGACCCGCAGGTGATGGTCGTGCGGGCCGCGCAGCCCGCCGGCTGA
- a CDS encoding cytochrome c oxidase subunit 3 → MGDVTTSTATYSQAMRSVKRPDPVAVGTIVWLGSEVMFFAGLFAIYFTLRSTSPELWESRTALLNIPYATVNTIILVLSSVTCQMGVFAAERFQPYSTKKRGWLGWGMVEWFWLTFALGAIFVSGQVWEYAQLVAEGMPISADSYASAFYLTTGFHALHVTGGLIAFLLVIGRAYAVKNFGRKEMTSSIVVSYYWHFVDVVWIALFLVIYFLK, encoded by the coding sequence ATGGGGGACGTGACGACCTCCACTGCGACCTATTCCCAGGCGATGCGGTCCGTCAAGCGACCGGATCCGGTCGCCGTCGGGACCATCGTGTGGCTTGGCAGCGAGGTGATGTTCTTCGCGGGTCTCTTCGCGATCTACTTCACTCTTCGCAGCACCTCCCCTGAACTGTGGGAGAGCCGCACCGCGCTGCTGAACATCCCCTACGCCACGGTCAACACGATCATCCTGGTGCTGTCCTCGGTGACGTGCCAGATGGGCGTGTTCGCCGCCGAGCGATTCCAGCCGTACTCGACGAAGAAGCGCGGCTGGCTCGGATGGGGCATGGTCGAGTGGTTCTGGCTGACGTTCGCGCTGGGCGCGATCTTCGTCTCGGGCCAGGTGTGGGAGTACGCCCAGCTCGTCGCCGAGGGCATGCCCATCAGCGCGGACTCGTACGCGTCGGCGTTCTACCTCACGACCGGCTTCCACGCGCTGCACGTCACCGGCGGCCTCATCGCCTTCCTGCTGGTGATCGGGCGCGCCTACGCCGTCAAGAACTTCGGGCGCAAGGAGATGACGTCCTCGATCGTGGTGTCCTACTACTGGCACTTCGTCGACGTCGTCTGGATCGCCCTGTTCCTCGTCATCTACTTCCTCAAATGA
- a CDS encoding HesB/IscA family protein: MTDTATTTDTSVREHGVVLTDAAALKVKSLLEQEGRDDLRLRVAVQPGGCSGLIYQLYFDERYLDGDKTADFDGVEVIVDDMSVPYLDGASIDFKDTISEQGFTIDNPNAAGSCACGDSFH, from the coding sequence ATGACAGACACCGCCACGACGACCGACACGTCCGTCCGCGAGCACGGCGTCGTCCTGACCGACGCCGCAGCGCTCAAGGTCAAGAGCCTGCTGGAGCAGGAGGGACGCGACGATCTGCGACTGCGCGTGGCCGTGCAGCCCGGCGGCTGCAGCGGCCTGATCTACCAGCTCTACTTCGACGAGCGCTATCTCGACGGTGACAAGACCGCCGACTTCGACGGCGTCGAGGTGATCGTCGACGACATGAGCGTGCCGTACCTCGACGGCGCGAGCATCGACTTCAAGGACACGATCTCGGAGCAGGGCTTCACGATCGACAACCCGAACGCGGCCGGCAGCTGCGCCTGCGGCGACAGCTTCCACTGA
- a CDS encoding cytochrome b, whose protein sequence is MSTATVPEGPTTPSADRDKPLGGRFVGWASNYIDERTSLSGMIKELGRKIFPDHWSFMLGEIALWSFVVVLLSGTFLTFFFDASMTETHYEGAFLPMRGIEMSAAMASTLEISFDIRGGLLVRQMHHWAALVFVAGIGVHMLRVFFTGAFRKPRELNWVIGFVLFILAMGEGFTGYSLPDDVLSGNGLRIIDGMIKGIPLIGTWTSFLLFGGEFPGTEIVGRLYALHILLLPAILVGLLLLHLMLMVINKHTQFAGPARTNSNVVGYPMMPVYMSKMGGFFFITFGVIVLIASLFTINPIWNYGPYDPSPVSAGTQPDWYIGFADGALRLVPPHWEFVFLDRTWSFNILVPLVGLGLFIVLVLLYPFIEAWITGDKREHHIAQRPRNAATRTAIGAAGVTFYAVLWAAASSDIIATHFWLTMEGVIHTLQALLFLGPIIAYFVTKRIALALQKKDREIALHGYESGRIVRLPGGEYIEVHQPVDEYELYKLVDIETYAPLVVRPNARGRIAWHENLRASISRWFFEDRLSPVTQAEIEEARAHQAHALEHLAEEEEAEIQAAHERAGVPDAPHVPIDDGHNSETANRPSNVIVPEPEPGTKAPKNREKDKGQ, encoded by the coding sequence TTGAGTACCGCCACTGTCCCCGAGGGGCCGACGACACCGTCGGCTGACCGCGACAAGCCCCTGGGCGGCCGGTTCGTCGGCTGGGCGTCGAACTACATCGACGAGCGCACCAGCCTCTCCGGCATGATCAAGGAGCTGGGTCGCAAGATCTTCCCCGACCACTGGTCGTTCATGCTGGGCGAGATCGCCCTGTGGAGCTTCGTGGTCGTGCTGCTGTCGGGCACGTTCCTGACGTTCTTCTTCGACGCATCGATGACCGAGACGCACTACGAGGGCGCCTTCCTGCCGATGCGAGGCATCGAGATGTCGGCCGCGATGGCGTCGACCCTCGAGATCTCGTTCGACATCCGCGGCGGCCTGCTGGTCCGCCAGATGCACCACTGGGCCGCGCTGGTGTTCGTCGCCGGCATCGGCGTCCACATGCTCCGCGTGTTCTTCACGGGTGCGTTCCGCAAGCCCCGCGAGCTCAACTGGGTCATCGGCTTCGTGCTGTTCATCCTGGCGATGGGCGAGGGCTTCACCGGCTACTCGCTGCCGGACGACGTCCTCTCGGGCAACGGCCTGCGCATCATCGACGGCATGATCAAGGGCATCCCCCTGATCGGCACGTGGACCTCGTTCCTGCTGTTCGGCGGCGAGTTCCCCGGCACCGAGATCGTGGGCCGCCTGTACGCGCTGCACATCCTGCTGCTCCCGGCGATCCTCGTCGGGCTCCTGCTGCTGCACCTCATGCTGATGGTGATCAACAAGCACACGCAGTTCGCCGGCCCCGCGCGCACCAACAGCAACGTCGTCGGCTACCCGATGATGCCGGTCTACATGTCGAAGATGGGTGGGTTCTTCTTCATCACCTTCGGCGTGATCGTGCTGATCGCGTCGCTGTTCACGATCAACCCGATCTGGAACTACGGCCCGTACGACCCGTCGCCGGTGTCGGCCGGTACCCAGCCGGACTGGTACATCGGCTTCGCCGACGGCGCGCTGCGTCTGGTCCCGCCGCACTGGGAGTTCGTGTTCCTCGACCGCACGTGGTCGTTCAACATCCTCGTCCCGCTCGTCGGGCTCGGACTGTTCATCGTCCTGGTGCTCCTCTACCCCTTCATCGAGGCGTGGATCACCGGCGACAAGCGCGAGCACCACATCGCCCAGCGCCCGCGCAACGCGGCGACCCGCACCGCCATCGGCGCGGCCGGCGTCACGTTCTACGCGGTCCTGTGGGCGGCGGCGTCCTCCGACATCATCGCGACCCATTTCTGGCTGACGATGGAGGGCGTGATCCACACGCTGCAGGCGCTGCTGTTCCTCGGCCCGATCATCGCCTACTTCGTCACCAAGCGGATCGCTCTCGCCCTCCAGAAGAAGGACCGCGAGATCGCCCTGCACGGCTACGAATCGGGACGCATCGTCCGCCTCCCCGGCGGCGAGTACATCGAGGTGCACCAGCCGGTCGACGAGTACGAGCTCTACAAGCTCGTCGACATCGAGACGTACGCTCCGCTGGTGGTGCGCCCGAACGCGCGTGGCCGCATCGCGTGGCACGAGAACCTTCGCGCGTCCATCTCGCGCTGGTTCTTCGAGGACCGTCTCTCGCCGGTCACGCAGGCCGAGATCGAGGAAGCCCGCGCACACCAGGCGCACGCGCTCGAGCACCTCGCCGAGGAAGAGGAAGCCGAGATCCAGGCCGCGCACGAGCGCGCCGGCGTCCCCGACGCTCCGCACGTGCCGATCGACGACGGTCACAACTCCGAGACGGCGAACCGCCCCTCGAACGTGATCGTGCCCGAGCCCGAGCCCGGCACCAAGGCCCCGAAGAACCGCGAGAAGGACAAGGGCCAGTAG
- the ctaD gene encoding cytochrome c oxidase subunit I translates to MATTLPLQEGSSGRPTTLPPRQAALLSSSRVEQKGNIVVKWMTSTDHKTIGYMYLIASVLFFMIGGVMALIIRAELFEPGMQVIPTKEQYNQLFTMHGTIMLLMFATPLFAGFANAILPLQIGAPDVAFPRLNAFAFWLFLFGSTIAVAGFLTPQGAAAFGWFAYQPLANASFSPGVGGNLWMLGLGMSGFGTILGAVNFITTIITMRAPGMTMWRMPIFSWNTLVTSILILMAFPVLAAAILAAAADRVLGAHIYDPANGGVLLWQHLFWFFGHPEVYIIALPFFGIISEVMPVFSRKPIFGYKTLVYATIAIAALSVAVWAHHMYVTGAVLLPYFALMTMLIAVPTGVKIFNWIGTMWRGSVTFETPMVFSLGFLVSFVFGGLTGVILASPPLTFHTSDSYFVVAHFHYVIFGTVVFAMFAGFYFWWPKWTGRMLNERIGMVHFWMLFIGFHMTFLIQHWLGVDGMVRRYADYSAADGWTWQNQLSTIGAIILGASMIPFLFNVWITSRSAAKVTVNDPWGYGASLEWATSCPPPRHNFTSIPRIRSERPAFDLNHPEAAPEAVPAMAVADGKDK, encoded by the coding sequence ATGGCGACGACGCTTCCGCTGCAGGAGGGATCCTCCGGCCGCCCGACGACGCTCCCGCCGCGTCAGGCTGCGCTGCTCAGCTCCTCGCGTGTCGAGCAGAAGGGCAACATCGTCGTCAAGTGGATGACCTCCACCGACCACAAGACGATCGGGTACATGTACCTGATCGCCTCGGTGCTGTTCTTCATGATCGGCGGCGTGATGGCGCTCATCATCCGCGCCGAGCTGTTCGAGCCGGGCATGCAGGTCATCCCGACCAAGGAGCAGTACAACCAGCTGTTCACCATGCACGGCACGATCATGCTGCTGATGTTCGCGACGCCGCTGTTCGCGGGCTTCGCCAACGCGATCCTGCCGCTGCAGATCGGCGCGCCGGACGTCGCGTTCCCGCGTCTGAACGCCTTCGCCTTCTGGCTGTTCCTGTTCGGCTCGACCATCGCCGTCGCCGGCTTCCTCACCCCGCAGGGCGCCGCGGCCTTCGGCTGGTTCGCGTATCAGCCATTGGCGAATGCGTCGTTCTCACCGGGCGTGGGCGGAAACCTGTGGATGCTCGGGCTCGGCATGAGCGGTTTCGGAACGATCCTCGGCGCGGTGAACTTCATCACGACGATCATCACGATGCGCGCACCGGGCATGACGATGTGGCGGATGCCGATCTTCTCGTGGAACACGCTGGTCACGAGCATCCTGATCCTCATGGCCTTCCCGGTGCTCGCCGCCGCGATCCTGGCCGCCGCCGCCGACCGCGTGCTCGGCGCCCACATCTACGACCCGGCCAACGGCGGCGTGCTGCTGTGGCAGCACCTGTTCTGGTTCTTCGGCCATCCCGAGGTGTACATCATCGCGCTGCCGTTCTTCGGCATCATCTCGGAGGTCATGCCGGTCTTCAGCCGCAAGCCGATCTTCGGCTACAAGACCCTGGTGTACGCGACGATCGCGATCGCCGCGCTGTCGGTCGCGGTGTGGGCGCACCACATGTACGTGACCGGTGCGGTGCTGCTGCCGTACTTCGCGCTCATGACGATGCTGATCGCGGTCCCGACGGGCGTGAAGATCTTCAACTGGATCGGAACGATGTGGCGAGGGTCGGTGACCTTCGAGACCCCGATGGTGTTCTCGCTCGGCTTCCTGGTGTCGTTCGTCTTCGGTGGCCTCACCGGCGTGATCCTGGCGTCGCCGCCGCTGACCTTCCACACGTCGGACTCCTACTTCGTCGTCGCCCACTTCCATTACGTGATCTTCGGAACCGTGGTCTTCGCGATGTTCGCGGGCTTCTACTTCTGGTGGCCCAAGTGGACCGGCCGCATGCTCAACGAGCGCATCGGCATGGTGCACTTCTGGATGCTGTTCATCGGCTTCCACATGACGTTCCTCATCCAGCACTGGCTGGGCGTCGACGGCATGGTCCGCCGCTACGCGGACTACTCGGCCGCGGACGGCTGGACGTGGCAGAACCAGCTGTCGACGATCGGCGCGATCATCCTGGGCGCCTCGATGATCCCGTTCCTGTTCAACGTCTGGATCACGTCGCGCAGCGCCGCGAAGGTCACCGTCAACGACCCGTGGGGCTACGGCGCATCGCTCGAGTGGGCGACCTCGTGCCCGCCGCCGCGCCACAACTTCACGTCGATCCCGCGCATCCGCAGCGAGCGGCCCGCGTTCGACCTCAACCACCCGGAGGCGGCCCCCGAGGCCGTGCCCGCGATGGCTGTCGCGGACGGAAAGGACAAGTAA
- a CDS encoding dipeptidase — protein sequence MTSEHSRQSAVRESAAAGIPAALADLGSLVRIPSVAFPGFDPAHVERSAEAVAELVRGTELFDTVEIRRAGIPGTDETGMPAVIARRAPRNGRPTILLYAHHDVQPVGDEGLWETPPWEPTVRDGRLYGRGAADDKAGVMVHLGALRALKEALGADFDLGVALFIEGEEEAGSRSFAQFLTENAEVLAADVIVVADSGNWDSRTPALTVSLRGNTRFTLRVRTLEHASHSGMFGGAVPDAMMATVKMLSTLWDAEGAVAVAGMTERDAETPDYDEATLRDEAGLPAGVSPIGTGTILSRVWNKPTVTVTGIDAPSVANASNTLSPEVTVVISARVAPGQDARDAYAAIEAHLRANAPFGAELEFFDQDFGNPFLVDTSGWAVADARGALASAYGVEPVDMGVGGSIPFIADLVREFPGAQILVTGVEDPHSRAHSPNESLHLDTFRNALVAEALLLEKLDGRVLGD from the coding sequence ATGACTTCTGAGCACTCCCGACAGTCCGCTGTGCGCGAATCGGCGGCTGCCGGCATCCCCGCAGCCCTCGCCGATCTGGGATCGCTGGTGCGCATCCCCTCGGTGGCCTTCCCCGGCTTCGATCCCGCCCATGTCGAGCGCAGCGCCGAGGCGGTGGCGGAGCTCGTGCGGGGCACCGAGCTGTTCGACACCGTCGAGATCCGCCGGGCCGGAATCCCGGGCACCGACGAGACCGGCATGCCCGCCGTCATCGCGCGCCGCGCGCCGCGGAACGGCCGCCCGACGATCCTGCTCTACGCCCACCACGACGTTCAGCCGGTGGGCGACGAGGGCCTGTGGGAGACGCCGCCGTGGGAGCCGACGGTCCGCGACGGCCGTCTCTACGGGCGCGGCGCGGCCGACGACAAGGCCGGCGTGATGGTGCACCTCGGCGCCCTGCGCGCGCTGAAGGAGGCTCTCGGCGCGGACTTCGACCTCGGCGTCGCGCTGTTCATCGAGGGCGAGGAGGAGGCGGGATCGCGCTCGTTCGCGCAGTTCCTGACCGAGAACGCCGAGGTGCTGGCAGCCGACGTCATCGTCGTCGCCGACTCGGGCAACTGGGATTCCCGCACGCCCGCGCTCACCGTCTCGCTGCGCGGCAACACGCGCTTCACGCTGCGCGTGCGCACGCTCGAGCACGCGTCGCACTCGGGGATGTTCGGCGGCGCGGTGCCCGACGCCATGATGGCGACGGTGAAGATGCTCTCCACGCTGTGGGACGCCGAGGGAGCCGTGGCCGTGGCCGGCATGACCGAGAGGGATGCCGAAACGCCCGACTACGACGAGGCGACCCTCCGCGACGAGGCCGGCCTGCCCGCCGGCGTCAGCCCCATCGGCACGGGCACGATTCTCAGCCGCGTGTGGAACAAGCCGACCGTGACCGTCACGGGGATCGACGCGCCCAGCGTCGCGAACGCGTCGAACACGCTGTCGCCCGAGGTGACCGTCGTCATCAGCGCCCGCGTCGCGCCCGGTCAGGACGCGCGGGACGCCTACGCGGCAATCGAAGCCCATCTGCGCGCGAACGCGCCGTTCGGGGCCGAGCTGGAGTTCTTCGACCAGGACTTCGGCAACCCGTTCCTCGTCGACACGAGCGGCTGGGCCGTCGCCGACGCCCGCGGCGCGCTCGCGTCGGCGTACGGCGTCGAGCCGGTGGACATGGGCGTCGGCGGATCGATCCCGTTCATCGCGGACCTCGTCCGGGAGTTCCCCGGTGCGCAGATCCTGGTGACCGGCGTCGAGGACCCCCACTCGCGCGCGCACAGCCCCAACGAGTCGCTGCACCTGGACACGTTCCGCAACGCGCTGGTGGCCGAGGCGCTGCTGCTGGAGAAGCTCGACGGACGCGTTCTCGGGGACTGA
- a CDS encoding cytochrome c oxidase subunit 4, whose translation MRTNTGLWWLLAGFFFLVFVIYTVWNLVTHWDAVAEPGMSWWEVFTLSVEWVGSIALLFTALMGALIAFYVGRVHQAQGGELPEDVLTADIDDGDPELGEFSPWSWWPLVLAFSAALGIIGLAVGVWMFPIGLAVFIVAIVGWVYEYYRGYFAR comes from the coding sequence GTGCGCACCAACACGGGTCTCTGGTGGCTCCTCGCGGGCTTCTTCTTCCTCGTCTTCGTCATCTACACCGTCTGGAACCTCGTCACGCACTGGGACGCGGTCGCCGAACCGGGCATGAGCTGGTGGGAGGTCTTCACCCTCTCCGTCGAGTGGGTCGGTTCGATCGCCCTCCTGTTCACGGCTCTGATGGGCGCCCTCATCGCGTTCTACGTCGGCCGTGTGCACCAGGCGCAGGGCGGCGAACTGCCGGAGGACGTGCTCACCGCCGACATCGACGACGGTGACCCCGAGCTCGGCGAGTTCAGCCCGTGGTCGTGGTGGCCCCTCGTGCTCGCCTTCTCGGCAGCGCTCGGCATCATCGGCCTCGCGGTCGGCGTGTGGATGTTCCCGATCGGTCTCGCGGTCTTCATCGTCGCGATCGTCGGCTGGGTGTACGAGTACTACCGCGGATACTTCGCGCGCTGA